The following are encoded together in the Eptesicus fuscus isolate TK198812 chromosome 16, DD_ASM_mEF_20220401, whole genome shotgun sequence genome:
- the PREPL gene encoding prolyl endopeptidase-like isoform X6, whose protein sequence is MQQKSKLFLQALKYSIPHLGKCMQKQHLNHCNFAGHYYSRIKLKKYHLTKCLQNKPKISELARNIPSRSFSCKDILPIKQENEKPLTENMDAFEKVRTKLETQPQEEYEIINAEVKHGGFVYYQEGCCLVRSKDEEADSDNYEVLFNLEELKLDQPFIDCIRVAPDEKYVAAKIRTEDSEASTCIVVKLSDQPVMEASFPNVSSFEWVKDEEDEDVLFYTFQRNLRCHDVYRATFGENKRNERFYTEKDPSYFVFLYLTKDSRFLTINIMNKTTSEVWLIDGLSPWDPPVLIQKRIHGVLYYVEHRDDELYILTNVGEPTEFKLMRTAADTPAIMNWDLFFTMKRNTKVVDLDMFKDHCVLFLKHSNLLYVNVIGLADDSVRSLKLPPWACGFIMDTNSDPKNCPFQLCSPIRPPKYYTYKFAEGKLFEETGHEDPITKTSRVLRLEAKSKDGRLVPMTVFHKTDSEDLQKKPLLVHVYGAYGMDLKMNFRPERRALVDDGWILAYCHVRHLSWMFSTP, encoded by the exons ATGCAGCAGAAGAGCAAATTATTTCTCCAAGCTTTGAAGTATAGTATTCCTCACCTTGGGAAATGCATGCAGAAACAGCACTTGAATCATTGTAACTTCGCTGGTCATTATTACAGtagaataaagttgaaaaaatacCACCTAACCAAGTGTCTGCAGAATAAGCCCAAGATATCAGAGTTAGCAAGAAACATCCCAAGTCGGAGCTTCTCATGTAAG GATATTCTGCCTATTAAACAAGAAAACGAAAAACCCCTTACAGAAAACATGGATGCATTTGAAAAAGTGAGAACAAAATTAGAAACACAGCCACAAGAAGAATACGAAATCATCAATGCAGAG gTTAAACATGGAGGTTTTGTTTACTACCAAGAAGGTTGCTGCTTGGTGCGTTCAAAAGATGAAGAAG CAGACAGTGATAATTACGAGGTTTTGTTCAATTTGGAGGAACTTAAATTAGACCAGCCTTTCATTGATTGTATCAGAGTTGCTCCTGATGAAAAATATGTAGCTGCCAAGATAAGAACGGAAGATTCTGAAGCATCTACCTGTATAGTTGTGAAGCTCAGTGATCAGCCTGTCATGGAAGCTTCTTTCCCCAATGTGTCCAGTTTTG aatgGGTAAAGGATGAAGAAGATGAGGATGTTTTATTCTATACCTTCCAGAGGAACCTTCGCTGTCATGATGTGTATCGAGCCACTTTTGGTGAAAACAAACGTAATGAACGTTTTTACACAGAAAAAGACCCAAG ctattttgttttcctttatcttACAAAAGACAGTCGTTTCCTCACCATAAATATCATGAACAAGACCACTTCTGAAGTGTGGTTGATAGACGGCCTAAGTCCTTGGGATCCACCTGTACTTATCCAGAAGCGAATACATGGGGTCCTTTACTACGTTGAACACAGAGATGATGAACTGTACATTCTCACTAATGTTGGTGAGCCTACAGAATTCAAG CTAATGAGAACAGCAGCTGATACACCTGCTATCATGAATTGGGACTTGTTTTTCACAATGAAGAGAAATACCAAAGTCGTAGACTTGGACATGTTTAAGGATCACTGTGTTCTCTTCCTGAAGCACAGCAATCTGCTTTATGTTAATGTGATTGGTCTGGCTGATGACTCAGTTCGGTCTCTCAAG ctccCTCCTTGGGCCTGTGGATTCATAATGGATACAAATTCAGACCCAAAGAACTGTCCCTTTCAGCTTTGCTCTCCAATACGTCCCCCAAAATATTACACATACAAGTTTGCAGAAGGCAAACTGTTTGAGGAAACTGGACATGAAGACCCAATCACAAAGACTAGTCGTGTTTTACGTCTAGAAGCCAAAAGCAAG GATGGAAGACTAGTGCCAATGACTGTCTTCCACAAAACGGATTCTGAGGACTTGCAGAAAAAACCTCTCCTGGTCCATGTGTATGGAGCTTACGGCATGGACTTGAAAATGAATTTCAGGCCTGAAAGGAGGGCGTTGGTGGACGATGGATGGATATTAGCATATTGCCATGTTCG gcaccTTTCTTGGATGTTCTCAACACCATGA